A single genomic interval of Lathyrus oleraceus cultivar Zhongwan6 chromosome 7, CAAS_Psat_ZW6_1.0, whole genome shotgun sequence harbors:
- the LOC127107523 gene encoding serine/threonine-protein kinase BRI1-like 2 gives MENNPLHLLPHLTLTLLLTIIIILFSPIITTAESPAPVSSIKTDAKTLLTFKNMIQKDPNGVLSGWNPNTNPCTWFGITCTLGRVTGLEVTGNNDISETISLDPLFSLDMLSVLKLSLNSFSVNSSSLLLLPYSLTQLDLSFGKVTGPVPENLFSNCPNLVVVNLSYNNLTGPIPENFIQNSDKLQSLDLSSNNLTGSISGLRIEYCKSLLQIDLSGNRLSDSIPVSLSNCTSLKSLNLANNFISGGIPKSLGELKRLQTLDLSHNQITGWIPSELGNVCGSLIELKLSFNNITGSIPSGFNSCTWLQLVDISNNNMTGELPESVFRSLGSLQELRLGNNAISMKFPSSLSSCKKLRIVDFSSNKVYGTIPRDLCPGAGSLEELRMPDNLITGEIPAELSKCSQLKTIDFSLNYLNGSIPDELGELENLEQLIAWFNGLEGKIPPKLGQCKHLKDLILNNNHLSGEIPIELFNCSNLEWISLTSNELTGEIPKEFGLLTRLAVLQLGNNSFTGEIPSELANCNSLVWLDLNSNKLTGEIPPRLGRQQGAKSLFGILLGNTLVFVRNVGNSCKGVGGLLEFYGIRSERLSQIPTLRSCDFTRLYSGPVLSLFTKYQTLEYLDLSYNQLRGKIPDEFGDMIALQVLELSHNQLSGEIPSSLGQLKNLGVFDASHNRLQGHIPDSFSNLSFLVQIDLSYNELTGQIPSRGQLSTLPATQYANNPGLCGVPLPDCKNDNGQSTTSPSDDVSKGSHRRSVASWANNIVMGVLISVASVCILIVWAIAMRVRRKEADEVKMLKRLQACHAATTWKIDKEKEPLSINVATFQRQLRKLKFSQLIEATNGFSAESLIGCGGFGEVFKATLKDGSSVAIKKLIRLSCQGDREFMAEMETLGKIKHRNLVPLLGYCKVGEERLLVYEYMEYGSLEEMLHGRIKTRDRRILTWEERKKIARGAAKGLCFLHHNCIPHIIHRDMKSSNVLLDHEMESRVSDFGMARLISALDTHLSVSTLAGTPGYVPPEYYQSFRCTAKGDVYSFGVVMLELLSGKRPTDKEDFGDTNLVGWAKIKVREGKQMEVIDSDLLLETQGGTNEAEVKEVKEMLRYLEVTLRCVDDLPSKRPSMLQVVAMLRELMPGSNEGSSNSG, from the coding sequence ATGGAGAACAACCCACTTCACCTTTTACCTCATCTCACTCTAACCCTCCTTCTCACGATCATAATAATACTTTTCTCTCCTATCATCACTACTGCAGAATCACCTGCACCAGTTTCTTCTATCAAAACCGACGCAAAAACTCTTCTCACTTTCAAAAACATGATTCAGAAGGATCCAAATGGAGTCTTATCAGGTTGGAATCCAAACACCAATCCATGCACCTGGTTTGGCATCACTTGCACCCTTGGAAGAGTCACTGGTTTAGAAGTTACGGGAAACAATGATATTTCCGAAACTATTTCGCTTGATCCTTTATTCTCTTTAGATATGTTATCTGTTTTGAAACTTTCTCTCAATTCATTTTCTGTAAATTCTTCTTCTTTGCTTCTGTTACCATATAGTTTAACTCAACTTGATCTTTCCTTTGGTAAAGTCACAGGTCCTGTCCCTGAGAATTTATTCTCCAACTGTCCTAATCTTGTTGTTGTGAATCTTTCTTACAACAATTTGACAGGTCCTATTCCTGAAAATTTTATACAAAATTCTGATAAACTTCAGTCTCTTGATCTATCTTCAAACAATTTGACAGGTTCGATTTCTGGTTTGAGAATTGAGTACTGCAAATCCTTGTTGCAGATTGATCTATCAGGAAACCGTTTATCGGACTCAATACCGGTTTCTCTGTCGAATTGCACTAGCCTTAAGAGTTTGAATTTAGCAAACAATTTTATATCTGGTGGAATTCCGAAGAGTTTAGGTGAATTGAAGAGATTACAGACTTTGGATCTTTCACACAATCAAATTACTGGTTGGATCCCTTCTGAGTTGGGAAATGTTTGTGGTTCTCTTATAGAACTTAAACTTTCTTTCAACAATATTACCGGTTCGATTCCGTCTGGTTTCAATTCTTGCACTTGGCTGCAGCTTGTTGATATATCCAACAATAATATGACAGGTGAATTGCCCGAGTCGGTGTTTCGGAGCCTTGGATCATTGCAGGAACTTAGGTTGGGAAATAATGCTATCTCTATGAAGTTTCCATCGTCATTATCTTCATGCAAGAAACTGAGGATTGTGGATTTCAGCTCGAATAAGGTTTATGGAACCATCCCTAGAGATTTGTGTCCAGGTGCAGGCTCACTTGAAGAACTGAGAATGCCTGATAATCTCATAACAGGTGAGATTCCTGCTGAATTGTCGAAGTGTTCGCAGTTGAAGACTATTGATTTTAGTTTGAATTATTTGAACGGTTCGATTCCGGATGAGTTAGGAGAGCTTGAGAATCTTGAGCAGTTGATAGCATGGTTCAATGGTTTGGAAGGAAAAATTCCACCAAAGTTGGGACAATGTAAGCATCTTAAGGATTTAATATTGAATAACAATCACCTTAGTGGTGAAATTCCTATTGAGTTGTTTAATTGCAGCAATCTTGAATGGATATCACTCACAAGCAATGAACTCACTGGCGAAATACCGAAAGAGTTCGGACTTTTGACGAGGCTAGCTGTTCTTCAGCTTGGAAACAATAGCTTCACAGGTGAGATACCATCAGAGCTAGCAAATTGTAACAGTTTGGTGTGGTTGGATTTGAACAGCAACAAGCTCACAGGAGAGATCCCTCCTAGACTTGGAAGACAGCAAGGAGCGAAATCGTTGTTTGGTATTCTCTTAGGAAACACTTTGGTGTTTGTACGAAACGTCGGAAACTCATGTAAAGGTGTTGGAGGTTTGTTAGAATTCTACGGAATCAGGTCCGAACGGCTTTCGCAGATACCGACATTGAGGTCTTGTGATTTCACAAGACTCTATTCTGGTCCTGTGCTTAGCTTGTTTACCAAGTATCAGACTCTTGAGTATCTTGACCTCTCTTACAATCAGCTTCGTGGAAAAATACCGGACGAATTCGGAGATATGATTGCATTACAGGTACTTGAGTTGTCTCACAATCAACTATCTGGTGAAATCCCTTCATCCCTTGGCCAGCTCAAAAATTTGGGAGTTTTTGATGCATCACATAATAGACTTCAGGGTCATATCCCAGATTCATTCTCAAACCTATCCTTTTTGGTACAAATAGATCTATCTTACAATGAGTTAACAGGTCAAATTCCATCTAGGGGACAGCTTAGCACACTTCCAGCCACTCAGTATGCAAACAATCCCGGCCTTTGTGGCGTTCCGTTGCCCGACTGCAAAAACGACAACGGCCAATCGACAACGAGTCCAAGTGATGATGTTAGCAAAGGAAGCCATAGAAGATCAGTTGCATCATGGGCAAACAACATTGTCATGGGAGTTCTCATTTCTGTTGCTTCTGTATGTATTTTGATTGTGTGGGCGATCGCGATGCGCGTAAGGAGGAAAGAGGCCGATGAAGTGAAGATGCTTAAAAGATTGCAAGCATGCCATGCTGCTACGACATGGAAAATCGACAAAGAGAAAGAGCCGTTAAGCATTAATGTTGCAACATTTCAGAGGCAGTTAAGGAAGCTTAAATTCTCACAGTTGATTGAAGCAACCAATGGCTTCTCAGCAGAAAGCCTAATTGGTTGTGGTGGTTTCGGTGAAGTGTTCAAGGCGACGCTTAAAGACGGATCATCTGTCGCGATAAAGAAACTCATTCGACTCAGTTGCCAAGGCGATAGAGAGTTCATGGCTGAGATGGAAACCTTAGGAAAAATCAAGCATAGAAATCTTGTCCCTTTGTTAGGATACTGCAAAGTAGGTGAAGAGAGGCTACTTGTTTATGAGTACATGGAATATGGAAGCTTAGAAGAGATGCTCCACGGAAGAATAAAGACGCGCGATCGACGCATTTTAACATGGGAAGAAAGGAAGAAAATTGCAAGAGGTGCTGCTAAAGGACTTTGTTTTCTGCATCACAATTGCATCCCTCACATCATACACAGAGACATGAAATCAAGCAATGTGTtacttgatcatgaaatggagTCAAGGGTCTCGGATTTCGGAATGGCAAGACTAATAAGCGCGCTCGATACACATCTTAGCGTAAGCACACTAGCAGGAACACCCGGATATGTTCCGCCAGAATACTATCAAAGCTTCAGGTGCACTGCAAAGGGCGATGTTTACTCATTTGGTGTTGTAATGTTGGAACTTCTCAGCGGGAAGCGTCCGACCGATAAAGAGGATTTCGGCGACACAAACTTGGTCGGATGGGCTAAGATTAAGGTGCGCGAAGGGAAACAAATGGAAGTGATTGATAGTGATTTGCTTTTGGAGACTCAAGGAGGAACAAATGAAGCAGAAGTGAAAGAAGTGAAAGAAATGTTGAGATATTTGGAGGTTACTTTGCGGTGTGTCGATGATTTGCCGTCGAAAAGGCCAAGCATGTTGCAGGTAGTTGCCATGTTGAGAGAGCTTATGCCTGGATCAAATGAAGGAAGCAGCAACAGTGGTTAA
- the LOC127102514 gene encoding uncharacterized protein LOC127102514 — protein MPSYVKFLKKILSNKKKVEDNETVTLTVECSAIIQNNMPPKLKDLGSFFLPCIIGKFVIYKALCNLGASVSLMPLSICERLKLREVRPTRMSLQLANHSIKFSVGILENFPIRIGQFYIPTDFIVMDIKEDSSIPIILGRPFFAIVGAIIDVKKGNLTFEAAEEKVEFILTHFLKAPAIEDSWWTSSTNALEKWRWNDLSILKD, from the coding sequence ATGCCCTCATATGTTAAGTTCCTTAAAAAGATCTTATCCAATAAGAAAAAGGTCGAGGATAATGAGACTGTTACACTTACTGTTGAgtgtagcgctataatccaaaacaaCATGCCTCCTAAGCTAAAAGATCTAGGTAGTTTTTTCCTACCTTGCATAATCGGAAAGTTTGTCATATACAAAGCTCTATGTAACTTAGGAGCTAGTGTTAGTTTAATGCCCTTATCCATATGTGAAAGACTCAAATTAAGAGAAGTAAGACCGACGAGAATGTCTCTTCAACTAGctaaccattctattaaatttTCAGTAGGTATACTAGAGAACTTTCCCATTCGTATAGGTCAATTTTATATTCCCACTGACTTTATAGTAATGGACATAAAGGAGGATTCCAGCATCCCTATCATTTTAGGAAGACCCTTTTTTGCCATTGTTGGAGCTATCATAGATGTGAAGAAAGGAAATCTAACCTTTGAGGCTGCTGAAGAAAAAGTTGAATTTATTCTAACACATTTCTTAAAGGCACCAGCTATAGAAGATTCGTGGTGGACGTCATCGACGAATGCATTAGAGAAATGGAGATGGAACGATCTAAGTATATTGAAGGACTAA